Proteins encoded by one window of Tamandua tetradactyla isolate mTamTet1 chromosome 24, mTamTet1.pri, whole genome shotgun sequence:
- the TIGD2 gene encoding tigger transposable element-derived protein 2, protein MLGKRKRVVLTIKDKLDIIKKLEEGISFKKLSVVYGIGESTVRDIKKNKERIINYANSSDPTSGISKRKSMKSSTYEELDRVMIEWFNQQKTDGIPVSGTICAKQAKFFFDALGMEGDFNASSGWLTRFKQRHGIPKATGKGTKLKGDETAASEFCGNFQKFVERENLQPEQIYGADQTGLFWKCLPSRTLALETEQSTSGYRSSRERIIIMCCANATGLHKLNLCVVGKAKKPRAFKGTDLSNLPVTYFSQKGAWIEHSVFRQWFEKYFVPQVQKHLKSKGLLEKAVLLLDFPPVHPNEELLSSDDGKIIVKYLPPNVTSLIQPMSQGVLATLKRYYRAGLLQKYMDEGIDPKMFWKNLTVLDAIYEVSRAWNTVKSNTITKAWKKLFPGNEEHSGMNIDEGAILAANLATVLQNTEGCEHVNIENIDQWFDSQSNDSSCQVLTDSEGAENQTKSAEQKPFSKTRKTELNSVKHITHKAALEWTENLLDYLEQQDDMLLSDKLVLRRLRTIIRRKQKIQSNKSH, encoded by the coding sequence ATGTTGGGGAAGCGAAAACGTGTGGTGTTGACAATTAAGGACAAGCTTGATATTATTAAGAAACTTGAGGAAGGTATCTCTTTCAAAAAACTTTCAGTGGTGTATGGAATTGGTGAATCCACCGTTcgtgatattaaaaaaaacaaagaaagaattatAAACTATGCAAACAGTTCAGACCCTACAAGTGGGATATCCAAACGCAAATCTATGAAGTCATCAACATATGAGGAACTTGACAGAGTTATGATAGAGTGGTTTAACCAGCAGAAAACAGATGGCATTCCTGTGTCTGGAACAATTTGTGCCAAACAAGCCAAGTTCTTTTTTGATGCTTTAGGGATGGAAGGTGATTTTAATGCGTCATCTGGCTGGCTAACTCGATTTAAGCAGCGCCATGGTATTCCAAAGGCAACTGGTAAAGgaacaaaactgaaaggagatgAAACTGCTGCCAGTGAATTTTGtggaaattttcagaaatttgttGAGAGAGAGAATCTACAACCGGAGCAAATTTATGGTGCTGACCAAACTGGATTGTTCTGGAAATGTCTGCCATCAAGGACATTAGCGCTTGAGACTGAGCAAAGTACTTCTGGGTATAGGTCAAGCAGAGAGAGAATCATTATTATGTGTTGTGCAAATGCCACAGGTTTACACAAACTTAATCTTTGTGTTGTAGGGAAAGCGAAAAAACCCCGTGCATTCAAAGGAACTGACCTTTCAAACCTTCCTGTCACTTATTTCAGTCAAAAGGGTGCATGGATAGAACATTCTGTTTTCAGACAGTGGTTTGAAAAATACTTTGTGCCTCAGGTACAGAAGCATTTAAAATCCAAGGGGCTTCTAGAAAAAGCAGTGCTTCTTTTGGATTTCCCCCCAGTACATCCAAATGAAGAATTGTTAAGTTCAGATGATggtaaaataattgtaaaatatttgccACCAAATGTTACAAGTCTAATTCAACCTATGAGCCAGGGAGTTCTAGCCACATTGAAAAGATACTACAGAGCAGGGCTTCTCCAGAAATACATGGATGAGGGAATTGATCCAAAaatgttttggaagaatttgacaGTGTTGGATGCAATTTATGAAGTCTCAAGAGCTTGGAACACAGTGAAATCAAATACTATAACCAAAGCATGGAAAAAACTTTTCCCTGGCAATGAAGAACATTCAGGCATGAACATTGATGAAGGAGCCATTTTAGCAGCTAATTTAGCGACAGTTTTACAGAATACAGAAGGCTGTGAACATGTTAACATTGAGAATATTGACCAGTGGTTTGACTCTCAGAGTAATGACTCAAGCTGTCAGGTTTTAACTGACAGTGAAGGCGCTGAGAACCAGACCAAGTCTGCTGAGCAAAAGCCTTTCAGTAAGactagaaaaacagaactgaaTTCAGTGAAGCATATTACTC